Below is a genomic region from Deltaproteobacteria bacterium.
AAAGGATTTATGGCCCGTTAAGTTAGATCCCTCGCAAATAGATCAAATCCTGGCCAATTTATGCGTCAATGCAAGAGATTCTATTACAGGTATCGGCAAAGTTGTCATTGAGACAGATAATATGAGCATTGATGAGGACGCTTGCCGGGATCATGTCGGTTTGAAGGCCGGCGACTACGTTATGATCGCAGTGAGCGATAATGGTTGTGGAATGGATAAAAAAACGCTCAAGTATATTTTTGAACCCTTTTTTACGACAAAGGGCGTTGGTAAGGGAACGGGATTAGGACTGGCTACAGTATATGGCATTGTTAAACAGAACAATGGCTTCATTGACGTTTATAGCGAGCTTGATGAAGGGACTGTTTTTAAGGTCTACCTGCCTCGCTATACCGGAAAAATTGAAGAGGAAAAAAAGATAATTACCACTGCGGTGGCAGCAGGTCACGGTGAAGTTATTTTGCTGGTAGAAGATGAAAAATCAATTTTAAAGATGATGTCAGTGATGCTCGAAAGTCTTGGTTACACTGTCATTGCCTCCGGCAGTCCGGCTGAGGCTATAGATATCACCAAATCATATACCGGTGAGATTGATCTTCTTTTGTCTGACGTTGTCATGCCTGAAATGAATGGAGGGGCTCTTGCCGCCAAGCTGCTGCAATCCTGTCCCGATCTCAAGTGCCTTTTTATGTCGGGGTACACGAGAGACGTGACTGTGCATCACGGTGTGCTGGATGAAGGCGTGCATTTTATTCATAAGCCATTTACTAAGCAGGACCTGGCCGTCAAGGTGCGCCAGGCTTTAGATGAAGGCAAAGGACCGGCTCAGGGATGATTAAGCTATTCCCTTGATATCAATGGATTAAGGCTCCGGAAATACGGGAATAAACATACTTGAAACTATTGATGGATTTAAGAGTTATTCATTGACCGGGGTCACATGGCCCCGGTTTTTTTGATATTATTACAATAGTAAGGAAACCTTGCTTTCGGGGTAAGCGCTTCATGGTAAATAATAGAACCTGAAATGCCTTTTTTCAGGCATTGAATGAGTGCCGGGGCCCATTGATAGTGGTTAGCGGCATCAGGCTTGATTGATCGAGGAAGATATCGGGAATATTCGCTCAAAGCAAGAAAAAGGGGTGCGTTGTTGCCATAGATAAGTATTGGCATTTTATAAAAATTTATTTAGTAACTTTATAGCAAGAGGAGGCGATATGGAACAGGCTGATAGCGAGAGGTATATCTTTATAAGTGATTTGCATTTGGGAGATAATAACAGTTACCGGCCCGATAAGCAAGGCGCCTATCCTTATGGGTGGACCAACAAGCATGTTGTGGAGCTGGAAAATTTCCTGACTGAGCTGGATCAGCATGAGGAGACGTCCGGCACCGGGGAGGTAATGATCGTCGGTGATCTTGTGGATACCTGGGTTTGCCCCTCAGCGTTGAATCCACCGTCATTTGATGATGTGCTGAGTGCTGAGCACAATAGCGGTGTTATTTCGGCGCTCAACAGGGTGGCCTCTCAGAAGAAGCTTAAGTACATTCCCGGCAATCACGATATGCTCATCAAAAGGGAGACGCTCCTTAAATATATTTCAGGCCTGGAGGTGGTGGGCAATGCTACCGGCCATGTGAAGTTTTATGACGGTCTTCTTGTGGCTGAGCACGGTCATGAGTATTGTCTGTTTAATGCCGTTGATACCTGGTCAAGGCATAATGGGCATCTTCCGATGGGGATTTTTATGGCCCAGCTTGCGGCCGTTGGCACTTACGAGAAAAATGATAAGCCCGACTATCTGGAAATACTCGAGAAGTTCGTAAAAAGCTTCTCCCCCAATAAAGACTTTGCCAAACAAGTGCTTAACGCCATCAGGAATTATGAAATCAAGGATGTCGGTGCCGTTGCAACGGATCCTTTTCTCATGAATAACATGGATGGTTTGGGAGCGGAGGTATCCTATGACGAGGTCATAAATGTTTTCGGCGATATCTATGACCAGTGGGATAAATGTTCAGGGTCGGGAATCCCTGCAACGCTGGCCGCTGCCGGCGACGGTGGTATATTAAGGCCGGCGGCGGAGCTTAAGTACCTTATCCCCGGCCATGCGAAAATTGCCATATTCGGTCATACCCATAAGTATGAGGTTAAAAGGGGGTATGTCGGCGCAGAGGACAGCGAAAATGCCCCTCATGAAGCATCCCGGGCATCTGTCATATACGGGAACTGCGGTACATGGATAGATTCCAGGAACTGTAACTTCATCGTAACCGAAAAATGCACGGTGAAAGATGAAAACCGTATTTACCTGCGGGGCTATGAATACACCTTCTCCAGGGAGAAACGGAAGGGCGCTATATCAGGCCCGCTGGATGAGGCTTATGTTGTTGTTTGATTTTTGCAAAGCTCCCGCCAGACAAGGACAAAAGAAGAAAAAGAGGGCTCTTTTGTCAAAAATCTGATTTGAACCTTTCACTGAAGGTAACTCAGCCCAAATAGTGCAGGTGGGTTCTTTTTCAGAAGCTGGAATGACACCCTTTATTTTGATGCTAAAAGCATTGCATATATTAACAAGCTGCAAGCACTAAATGTCGAACTGGCCGATCATTCCGTATCTCATTCCCTTTATGGGAGAAAGGGCATAGGATTATGGGACAGAATTCAAGAAAAGTAGAGAGCCGGTACGATAAAATAGCAAAAGAATGGGCGGAAGCCTTTTCCGGTGAACATGAGAAGAAAAGGAAAGACCGGGAAATTCTCGGCAGGTTTGCGCAAAAAATCGAGGGCAGAAAGCCTGTCCGGGATTTGGGCTGTGGACCCGGTAATACGTCAAAATACCTGAAAGACCTCGGTATTGAAATCTCGGGAATGGACTTGTCGGAAATAATGCTGGAACAGGCCGTAAGGCTTCACCCGGAGATACACTTTAGAAAGGGGGATATTCTTGACCTCCCCTTTGAGACGGACTCAATAGCCGGTATCGTCGCATTTACGCAATTGTTCACTTGACGGAAGAAGAGGTGGAGAAAGCCTTTAGTGAAGTCTTTCGTGTGTTGCAGCCCCGTGGCCTATTCCTTTTTACATATCATATTGGAGAGGAGACAATTCACGTGGATGAGTTTCTCGGCAGGGAAGTTGACCTGGATCTCATGTTTTTTACTGCTCAATTTATTTCCGATTGTCTGAAAAAGAGGGGCTTTAAAAAAATAGAGCTAATGGAGAGAGCCCCCTATCCCGGCGTGGAGTATGAAAGCCGCCGGGCTTATGTGTTTGCAGAAAAACCTCTTTAGGCATAGTTGAAACCGCTTCCTCCCTTCACACCTTGACATGGGGTAATTTATAGGATTAACTCAATATTGTCAGCCTGTTAAAAAAGACTGCCCCTTTGGGGCGAATAGCAGTCTTTTTTTTAAAAGGCTTCCGGGGGAGTAATGTTTTATGGATGATTTAAAGGTTTTACCTGTTAAAAAAAAGAAGGATGAAATATTTGCAACACCCTCCCTTATTCTCAATAATCTTCCCCATGCGCTTATTATTATAGATAAGGACCTCACCATTATCATGGCAAATAGCGCGGTCGAGAAACTGCTGGGTTACTGTGAAGAGGAACTGAAGGGAAAAGGTTTCGGGGATATTGTCCATGATAGCAGTATTAACTCTGCCGATTTTATGGATAAACTGATTTCAGGGGTGGCTCTTAATAATTATCCCATTGCATGTATCAAGAAAAACGGTAAAAAAATCGCTATTGATTTTAACGGCTCTTCCATGCGGGACGGGGAAGGGGGCCTTATTGGAATGATTTTGATTATGAACGAGATGAGAAGTATCGACCAGCTTACCTATAAACTTGAATGTGCCCTCAAGGAATCTGAAGAAAAGAGCAAGCAGATTGCCTATCTTTATAATAACGTGGAAATTGCCAACCTTGAACTTGAAGAAAAAAACAGGGCCCTTAATGAGAGCAGAAATGAACTTGAAATCAAGGTAAAGGAAAGAACGAAAGATCTTGAAAAAACAAAAGATGATATTGAAGTGGCCTATAAGGAACTTCAGCAGGCCCAGTTCCAGTTGCTGCAAAGCGAAAAGATGGCCTGTGTCGGTCAGCTTGCTGCCGGTGTTGCCCATGAGATCAATAATCCCATTGCCTTTATCAACAGCAATCTTGGTTCACTCCGTGAATATTTAAGTGATATGAAGGGGTTTATTGAAAAGATTGAAAGTATCCTGCCTGTGGCTGAAAAAAGCGCTCATAGCGAATTGTCTGCCCAGGCAAAGGAGATTGTCGACTTTAAGGGTAAGGTAAACTTCGATTTCATTATGGCAGACCTTTCAAATATTATTGAAGAATCCATCGACGGCACAAACAGGGTCAGGGAAATTGTGGAGAACCTGAAGGAGTTTTCACATATTGACGAAGCCAAACTTATCTTTGCTGATATTAACAAGGGGATTGAAAGCACCCTTAATATCGTAAAGAATGAAATTAAATATGTGGCGACGGTAAGGAAGGAGCTTGGAGAAATACCCCGGATCAGGTGCTATCCCCAGCAACTGAACCAGGTTTTTATGAATCTGCTGGTAAATGCGGCCCAGGCCATAGAGAATGAAGGTGAGATAGCTATAAGGACGACCACTAAGGGGGAAAGTGTTTTTGTGGAGATCAGCGATACAGGGCAGGGCATTGCGGAAGAAAAAATGGGAAAGATATTTGAGCCCTTTTTTACGACAAAACCTGTCGGTGTAGGGACAGGCCTGGGCTTGAGCATGTCATTCAATATAATCAAGAATCACGGCGGCAATATTTCTGTAAAAAGTGAGGTAGGCAAGGGGACGACCTTTACCGTCGAGCTGCCCATTGAGGGTGTTAAAGCGGGGAAACAGGCAGTTTGTGAAGGCGGGTAATGTTTCCCCCTTTATACCTGTCCATAACTTGCTTTTTCCTCACATTATATCTGCTATACTCATAAAGTATGAGCCGGTCTTTTTTTCTCATAACTGTAATGCTGGCCTTTTATCTGGTTCAGGCAGGAACGCTTCCGGCCCGGGAACCGGAGTCCATGGCCGGCCGGCGGGCACCTGAAGGTTTGGCGCAGAGGGATCAAAAGGGCTTTCCCGTAAAGATGGGTTCTGAAGTGGAGACTGCTTCTCTAAGCCTCTCGGCGAGGACAACAAGCTGCTCCCTCAACGACTGTCCCTGGGACTATTCTCTGGAAGTTGAACTAAGACCTGCCGTTGAAGATTTTACCGGCAATCCGACACATAACTCTCCCCTCATCAGCAGGACTAACAGGGACTGCGGAGCCTTTGAATATGGCCCACTCAATGTGGCCGGTCTTATGCATGGCGTCGCCTACAAGTGGCAGGCCAGGGAAAAGGTTGTGGCCTATGAGGTCTTTTATCAGGAAGGGGGCCTTGCCTGCAAAAAGCCGAAAACCTACTATTCTGAATGGGAAATCCATGGCCATAGCCATTCTCCCTCATTCGTCATAAGCGCTCTCTTAATAAGAAAGACGAAAAATCCCATCAGTGTCGTAAAGCTGGTGGGGAGCGGCGCTAATGGAACAGCAAACCGGCTCAATCTCGATGACGACAGGTATTACCGTGTCTGGGCAACGGCACAGGCGCCCTATATGACTTCCTGGTATGCCCTTTTTAATGGGATAGACAGGAGGGGGCGCGATCTGAAGATAGCTTATGCGGGTAATAACAGCCAGTCTTGTTTCCAGAGCCTGCATATATGGGACTGGGACCTGGAAGTATGGATTGAACTCGATTCACGTGAGGCAGGGGAAGAGGAGATAGGCATCGATGATCTTGTCCCGCCGGGAGACCTTTCCAGTTATGTGAGCAGCTCCGGAAGAGGGGAAGTGAAGGTGCGGGTAAGCTGCTCCAGCGATCTCCTTTCTTTCAGTTCTAACGGAAATATCCTGAAGTTATCCTATGACAAGCCTATATCCAGACCTTAGGCTTTGCCGGTTGCCGATCAATTTTCTCCTGTCCCGTCATTTCGACTGCAGGGAGAAATCTTTTTTTTAAAAACCGGTTAAAATTATTACCGTCGAGGGCGCAAAAGAGTTTTTCATGAATTTTCTTGAAAATCGACGCTTGCCTGTGCTATATATATGGGCTAATTTAAATTCTAGCAGGAGATTTGTAATGGCAAAGGTATGTGAAATTTGTGGAAAAGGCCGCATGGTTGGCAACAACGTCAGTCATGCTCATAATAAGACAAAAAGCGCCTGGCAGGTTAACCTTCAGACGGTAAGAGCCGTTGTAGACGGCACGGTGAAAAAGATCAAGGTTTGTACCCGCTGTATCAGGTCAGGCGCTGTAACCAAGGCCGCTTAACCGGCCAGAGCGACTGCTTCAATCTCAACTTCTACCCCCCTGGGGAGGCTGCTTACTTCAACAGTGGCCCTTGCAGGGGGATTTTCTTTGAAGTAATTCCCGTAAATCTCGTTAACCGTTGAAAAGTCTGACAGCCTGGTAAGGTAGATCGTTGTTTTTACAATGGCTTCCATTCCTGCGCCTGCCGCTTTAAGGACAGCCTCCAGGTTCATCATTACCCTTTCCGTCTGTTCCTTTATTCCTCCCTCAACTACGTTCCCTGTCGCCGGATCGAGTGGTATCTGGCCTGAGAGGAAAATAAATCCGCCCGCTTTTACCGCCTGCGAATAGGGGCCGATTGCCGCCGGCGCATTATTTGTCTTAATGATTTCTTTGTTCATAAACTTTCCTTTCTTATGCTGAAACTCTTTCGACTTTGGACACTCCCTTTACCTTTTGAAGGGAATTAATCACTTTTTCCAGGTGTGCCAGCGACTGAACATCTATTTCAAAAATACAGCAGGCATTGGCCTGAGCCGTATTAATCTGGGCGCTGTTAATATTGAGCTTTTCGTCGCTGATCCTGGCCGTCAAATTGGCCAGAAGCCCTTTCTCATTTTTACAGATGACTTTGATTTTTACGGGCCTTGTAAAGACGGCATCTTTGCTCCACTGAAGTTCGATTCTCCTTTCGGGATCACTTTCCTGAACATGTGCACAGTCGATACGGTGGACCGTTACACCCCGCCCTCTTGTGATAAAACCGATAATTTTATCTCCCGCAATGGGATTGCAGCATTGGGCATACCTGATAAGCAGGTCATCGATTCCCTGAATTTCTACGGCGCCCTTCTTCTGAAAAGAGATTTTTTCAATGATACTGTCAAGCCTGGATTTGCTCTTCTTTTTCTTTCCACTCTCACCTTCTTCAGGGAATAATTTTTCGATTAGCTGGGTGGAAGTGATTTTTCCGTAGGAGATGGCCGACATCATATCTTCCTCGGTTTTGATGTGAAATGCTTTCATCATATCGGGAAGGCTCTT
It encodes:
- a CDS encoding metallophosphoesterase, producing the protein MEQADSERYIFISDLHLGDNNSYRPDKQGAYPYGWTNKHVVELENFLTELDQHEETSGTGEVMIVGDLVDTWVCPSALNPPSFDDVLSAEHNSGVISALNRVASQKKLKYIPGNHDMLIKRETLLKYISGLEVVGNATGHVKFYDGLLVAEHGHEYCLFNAVDTWSRHNGHLPMGIFMAQLAAVGTYEKNDKPDYLEILEKFVKSFSPNKDFAKQVLNAIRNYEIKDVGAVATDPFLMNNMDGLGAEVSYDEVINVFGDIYDQWDKCSGSGIPATLAAAGDGGILRPAAELKYLIPGHAKIAIFGHTHKYEVKRGYVGAEDSENAPHEASRASVIYGNCGTWIDSRNCNFIVTEKCTVKDENRIYLRGYEYTFSREKRKGAISGPLDEAYVVV
- a CDS encoding class I SAM-dependent methyltransferase codes for the protein MGQNSRKVESRYDKIAKEWAEAFSGEHEKKRKDREILGRFAQKIEGRKPVRDLGCGPGNTSKYLKDLGIEISGMDLSEIMLEQAVRLHPEIHFRKGDILDLPFETDSIAGIVAFTQLFT
- a CDS encoding ATP-binding protein produces the protein MDDLKVLPVKKKKDEIFATPSLILNNLPHALIIIDKDLTIIMANSAVEKLLGYCEEELKGKGFGDIVHDSSINSADFMDKLISGVALNNYPIACIKKNGKKIAIDFNGSSMRDGEGGLIGMILIMNEMRSIDQLTYKLECALKESEEKSKQIAYLYNNVEIANLELEEKNRALNESRNELEIKVKERTKDLEKTKDDIEVAYKELQQAQFQLLQSEKMACVGQLAAGVAHEINNPIAFINSNLGSLREYLSDMKGFIEKIESILPVAEKSAHSELSAQAKEIVDFKGKVNFDFIMADLSNIIEESIDGTNRVREIVENLKEFSHIDEAKLIFADINKGIESTLNIVKNEIKYVATVRKELGEIPRIRCYPQQLNQVFMNLLVNAAQAIENEGEIAIRTTTKGESVFVEISDTGQGIAEEKMGKIFEPFFTTKPVGVGTGLGLSMSFNIIKNHGGNISVKSEVGKGTTFTVELPIEGVKAGKQAVCEGG
- the rpmB gene encoding 50S ribosomal protein L28, with product MAKVCEICGKGRMVGNNVSHAHNKTKSAWQVNLQTVRAVVDGTVKKIKVCTRCIRSGAVTKAA
- a CDS encoding RidA family protein; its protein translation is MNKEIIKTNNAPAAIGPYSQAVKAGGFIFLSGQIPLDPATGNVVEGGIKEQTERVMMNLEAVLKAAGAGMEAIVKTTIYLTRLSDFSTVNEIYGNYFKENPPARATVEVSSLPRGVEVEIEAVALAG